The Vibrio astriarenae genome contains a region encoding:
- a CDS encoding DUF4397 domain-containing protein, protein MNKLTLATLMATSVALIGCDDDDNVAAIAADTPQSSLQAVHASADAPRANVWLNDAAALTDVDYATASGFLPVNAGMNAVQVDVQLPGGNVTTVVPRTELDFSADTNYTVMVVGDASGANNPVEPLIVTRPATGSADSETLDVQIVHAASGVGDVNVYVTGPSATIADSAPIATLGYKDFTGVVNVAEGSYRVRLETVDGSIIAFDSGTVNLAAGAELTVAAVINPDSSESASPVKLMVMDGTNTAIIHDMSDPAEVRVGHLVDGAPAVDISLNGSPVDALQGVPFKTVSGYLDLAASDYDIDVFATGTTSSLIDVDGLSLAGGGDYSVFAVLTTASPLAIEPLVIADKRRSVATSAILNVVHAAANPVAQSVDVYLTANASIEGSDPALSNFTYKSDVMGIYVADGDYFLTITVAGQPSVVAIDAIPVSFSDGVVYSAIAIDDASGSGFSVLLSDITD, encoded by the coding sequence ATGAACAAACTTACACTGGCCACCCTAATGGCAACCAGCGTGGCCCTCATCGGGTGTGATGACGACGATAATGTGGCTGCTATTGCAGCCGATACCCCACAATCTTCACTACAGGCGGTTCACGCTTCAGCAGACGCTCCTCGAGCTAACGTTTGGCTTAACGACGCGGCAGCACTGACTGATGTCGACTACGCCACCGCTTCAGGCTTTCTACCCGTTAACGCCGGCATGAACGCAGTACAAGTGGACGTGCAATTGCCTGGTGGTAATGTCACTACAGTCGTGCCTCGTACTGAGCTAGATTTTTCAGCAGACACGAACTATACAGTCATGGTTGTGGGAGACGCGAGCGGAGCGAACAACCCAGTAGAGCCTCTTATTGTAACTCGACCTGCAACAGGCTCAGCGGACTCTGAAACCTTGGATGTGCAGATCGTCCATGCAGCATCCGGAGTCGGTGACGTTAATGTTTATGTGACAGGTCCTAGTGCGACGATTGCGGATTCCGCACCAATCGCGACGTTAGGGTACAAAGATTTCACTGGCGTGGTAAATGTCGCAGAGGGCAGCTACCGAGTAAGGCTTGAGACCGTAGACGGCAGTATCATCGCTTTTGACTCCGGAACGGTGAATCTCGCTGCAGGAGCAGAGCTTACTGTCGCTGCTGTGATAAACCCTGATTCGTCAGAATCAGCGTCTCCGGTCAAGCTGATGGTGATGGACGGCACTAATACCGCCATCATCCACGACATGTCAGACCCTGCAGAGGTTCGCGTCGGCCACCTAGTTGATGGAGCGCCAGCCGTAGATATTAGCTTGAACGGCTCTCCGGTTGATGCATTGCAAGGCGTACCGTTTAAAACCGTGTCTGGTTATTTAGATCTAGCTGCTAGTGATTACGATATTGATGTGTTTGCAACCGGTACAACTAGCTCGCTTATTGACGTAGATGGTTTATCACTAGCTGGCGGTGGCGACTACAGTGTATTTGCTGTGTTGACAACCGCATCCCCACTGGCTATTGAGCCGCTAGTTATCGCTGACAAACGCCGCTCAGTGGCGACAAGCGCTATACTTAACGTCGTCCATGCCGCTGCAAATCCTGTTGCACAATCTGTTGATGTGTACTTGACTGCAAATGCCTCGATTGAAGGAAGTGATCCAGCACTCAGCAACTTTACGTACAAAAGTGATGTAATGGGGATCTATGTTGCAGATGGCGATTACTTTCTGACTATCACAGTTGCTGGGCAACCGAGTGTGGTCGCTATCGATGCTATTCCTGTGTCATTTAGCGACGGTGTAGTGTATTCGGCGATTGCAATCGATGATGCCAGCGGTAGTGGGTTCAGTGTGTTGCTATCAGATATAACTGACTAG
- a CDS encoding sigma-70 family RNA polymerase sigma factor: protein MVGSNSQSFTRQEWTELMSRVKDRDKEAFATIFSHFAPRLKQFTYKHMGQEQIALEMVQETMTIVWQKAHLFDGSKSSLSTWVYTVARNLCFDSLRKHKGRASHISTEDIWPADYCPPDLVEHYAPEHEMLKEQVVKYLDKLPEAQRTVVQAVYLEELPQQQVADMLNIPLGTVKSRLRLAVEKLRVSIEADQL, encoded by the coding sequence ATGGTGGGAAGTAACAGTCAAAGTTTTACTCGTCAGGAGTGGACTGAGCTAATGAGTCGGGTGAAAGATCGCGATAAAGAGGCATTCGCTACGATATTTAGTCACTTCGCCCCAAGGTTAAAACAGTTTACGTACAAACATATGGGTCAAGAGCAAATTGCACTGGAGATGGTTCAGGAAACAATGACCATAGTGTGGCAAAAAGCGCATCTGTTTGATGGCTCAAAGAGCTCATTATCTACCTGGGTCTATACAGTGGCGAGAAACCTGTGTTTCGATTCACTGCGCAAGCACAAAGGTCGGGCGTCTCATATCAGTACGGAAGATATTTGGCCTGCAGACTATTGCCCACCCGATCTCGTCGAACACTACGCGCCCGAGCACGAGATGCTCAAGGAGCAGGTGGTGAAGTATTTAGATAAATTGCCTGAGGCGCAAAGAACGGTAGTACAAGCCGTCTATTTGGAAGAACTTCCTCAGCAACAAGTCGCGGATATGCTCAATATTCCGCTGGGTACTGTGAAATCGCGCTTACGGTTAGCAGTAGAAAAATTAAGAGTATCAATTGAGGCAGACCAATTATGA
- a CDS encoding ChrR family anti-sigma-E factor → MNIHPSKQQLLDYCEGALNDVDGFTIALHLEQCSECKRLVSELEHSCADSVFNAELVNDSSLNIDEGFQNMLATITDLEPTGALAFVAPMRHNATVTTPNGKTFQLPPPLSRHAERISDWKNYGGKVYSASIELDTQARVNLLYINEDAQVPQHTHKGEETTVILHGGFSDEDGHYHVGDYLVRDASHKHAPFTQKGEDCLCLTVLTEPMIFTQGVARIFNLFGKGMYP, encoded by the coding sequence ATGAACATTCATCCTTCAAAACAGCAGCTACTAGACTACTGCGAAGGTGCCTTGAACGACGTGGACGGATTCACGATTGCGCTTCATCTTGAGCAGTGCAGTGAGTGTAAGCGTTTGGTGTCGGAGCTTGAGCACAGTTGCGCAGATAGCGTATTCAACGCCGAACTCGTAAATGATTCATCACTGAACATCGATGAAGGTTTCCAAAATATGCTGGCCACTATTACGGATTTGGAGCCTACAGGGGCATTGGCGTTCGTTGCGCCCATGCGTCACAATGCGACCGTGACTACGCCCAATGGTAAGACGTTTCAACTTCCACCTCCATTGAGCCGCCACGCAGAACGCATAAGTGATTGGAAAAATTATGGCGGTAAAGTCTACAGTGCATCGATTGAACTAGATACACAGGCGCGGGTTAATCTGCTTTACATTAATGAGGATGCGCAAGTGCCTCAACACACTCACAAAGGGGAAGAAACAACGGTCATTCTGCATGGTGGGTTTAGTGACGAAGATGGTCATTACCACGTGGGGGACTATCTGGTAAGAGATGCTTCTCACAAGCACGCTCCGTTTACTCAGAAAGGCGAAGATTGTTTGTGTTTAACAGTGCTGACTGAGCCGATGATATTCACTCAAGGTGTGGCGAGAATATTCAACTTGTTCGGCAAAGGGATGTATCCATAG
- a CDS encoding AmpG family muropeptide MFS transporter — MSLNTSSPSWGDTLKSYLDRRLLWVFMLGCSSGFPWVLIGSNMSGWLTDAGLTRSAIGYFGSVFVVYAINFLWAPLVDRVKLPLLHRRLGQRRSWILLCQSFVLVATLFIAGVNPAENLMFTSMLALAIAIASATQDIAIDAFRIDTFPKTESSKLPQASAMAVIGWWTGYSLPGYLAFMNADAMGWNGVYYGMAVIIVILMMFTLFVGEPITNRDALQAEAEQRHNQVVQSKLVSWLSVTLIEPFIDFFKRNGVRVAVTLLLFVFLFKIGEAFLGRMSITFYKEVGFTNEQIGYYSKLIGWGATMLFTLVGSMFNVRFGIVRGLMIGGIAMSASNLMFAWIAKVGPSETLFLATIFVDNFTTAFSTVAFVSFLTVLTGQAFSATQYALLASLGNLGRTTLASFSGELADWLNDWSIFFIITALMVIPSLIMLYSLRHYFKDIIQRSQQHTD; from the coding sequence ATGTCCCTAAATACTTCATCACCTTCTTGGGGTGACACGCTAAAGAGCTACCTTGACCGACGTCTGTTGTGGGTCTTTATGCTAGGTTGCTCAAGTGGTTTTCCTTGGGTCTTGATCGGCTCAAACATGTCAGGCTGGTTAACTGATGCCGGTTTAACACGCTCAGCCATTGGTTACTTTGGCAGTGTTTTTGTGGTCTATGCGATTAACTTTCTTTGGGCCCCTCTGGTTGACCGAGTCAAGCTGCCATTATTGCATCGCCGGTTAGGGCAACGGCGCAGTTGGATCTTACTCTGTCAAAGCTTTGTTCTGGTGGCAACGCTTTTCATTGCTGGGGTTAACCCTGCTGAAAACCTCATGTTCACTTCAATGCTCGCATTGGCCATTGCCATTGCATCAGCGACGCAAGATATTGCGATAGATGCGTTTCGGATTGATACCTTTCCTAAAACAGAGTCTTCCAAACTGCCACAAGCTTCTGCAATGGCAGTGATTGGTTGGTGGACGGGGTACTCGCTACCTGGATACCTTGCCTTTATGAATGCTGACGCAATGGGGTGGAATGGTGTTTACTATGGCATGGCAGTGATCATTGTCATCCTTATGATGTTCACACTCTTTGTTGGCGAGCCGATAACCAACCGTGATGCGCTCCAAGCTGAGGCTGAGCAAAGACACAACCAAGTCGTCCAGTCAAAACTGGTGAGTTGGTTGAGTGTGACGTTAATAGAACCCTTTATCGACTTCTTTAAACGCAATGGTGTCAGAGTTGCCGTCACGTTATTGCTGTTTGTGTTCCTGTTTAAGATTGGTGAAGCCTTCTTGGGGCGCATGTCTATCACCTTCTACAAGGAAGTCGGTTTTACCAACGAACAGATAGGTTACTACTCTAAACTCATCGGTTGGGGAGCAACGATGCTGTTTACTCTCGTCGGCAGCATGTTTAATGTACGTTTCGGTATTGTCCGTGGGTTAATGATCGGTGGCATCGCTATGTCTGCGAGTAATCTGATGTTTGCGTGGATTGCGAAAGTCGGGCCAAGCGAAACGCTATTCTTAGCAACGATCTTCGTTGACAACTTCACCACCGCATTTTCAACGGTGGCTTTTGTTTCTTTCTTAACGGTATTAACGGGACAGGCCTTCTCTGCAACGCAATATGCTCTGCTCGCTTCACTGGGTAATTTGGGTCGAACCACCCTTGCCTCATTCAGCGGCGAGTTGGCAGACTGGCTCAACGATTGGTCTATTTTCTTTATCATCACAGCGCTGATGGTTATACCAAGCCTGATCATGCTCTATTCGCTGCGCCATTACTTCAAGGATATTATCCAACGTTCTCAGCAACACACTGACTAA
- a CDS encoding peptidylprolyl isomerase translates to MKKLLLLCSALISGVVFAGPKVQFETSHGNFVLELNEEKAPITVENFLRYVDDGSYKGTIFHRVIPGFMAQGGGFNEEMQQIPTYAPIKNEASNGLKNDTATIAMARTNDPHSATRQFFINYANNDFLNASSRSDGYAVFGQVTEGFETIVKIGQIPTKRSGRMQDVPAETVVITNVSRLD, encoded by the coding sequence ATGAAAAAACTATTACTTCTATGCTCAGCACTGATTAGTGGTGTTGTTTTTGCTGGCCCAAAAGTGCAGTTTGAAACCAGCCACGGCAACTTTGTTCTAGAGCTCAATGAAGAAAAAGCTCCGATTACTGTGGAGAACTTCCTTCGCTATGTGGATGATGGTAGCTACAAAGGCACTATCTTTCATCGCGTGATCCCAGGTTTTATGGCTCAAGGTGGCGGCTTCAATGAAGAGATGCAGCAGATTCCCACCTATGCTCCTATAAAAAATGAAGCAAGCAATGGCTTGAAGAACGACACAGCAACGATTGCGATGGCTCGTACTAACGACCCGCACTCTGCTACGCGCCAGTTCTTTATTAACTACGCTAACAATGATTTTCTAAATGCGAGTAGCCGCTCTGATGGTTACGCCGTTTTTGGTCAAGTGACAGAAGGCTTTGAAACTATCGTTAAGATTGGTCAAATCCCTACTAAGCGCTCGGGACGCATGCAAGACGTACCAGCAGAAACCGTTGTTATTACGAATGTTTCACGTCTAGATTAA
- a CDS encoding YajG family lipoprotein: MKKLILAASVALLTACAAPQQEQIDFMPKSVLSNSDIVSGKSYTLTSRDSRSAQYVALLDSGRSNIEPIHARQNLRITLENAIADQFASQGFRNSVSSDNAIELDIQEALVNVTQTMMSNEMNAHVTLVLTIETPTGKMVKTYTGTAQKTGSFSAKKEDVQTVLNDVTDLVLVEISKDKELQNYMKDRF, encoded by the coding sequence ATGAAAAAACTGATTCTCGCCGCCTCTGTCGCACTCCTTACGGCATGTGCTGCGCCGCAGCAAGAGCAGATAGATTTCATGCCAAAATCTGTATTGAGTAACAGCGATATCGTTTCTGGCAAAAGCTACACTCTCACTAGTCGTGACTCGCGTTCAGCGCAGTATGTAGCCCTGCTTGATAGCGGGCGCTCAAACATCGAGCCTATTCACGCGCGCCAAAACCTGCGCATCACTCTTGAAAACGCTATCGCTGACCAGTTTGCTTCACAAGGCTTCCGTAATTCTGTAAGCAGTGACAACGCCATCGAACTGGATATTCAAGAAGCACTAGTTAACGTTACTCAAACCATGATGAGTAATGAAATGAATGCCCATGTCACACTCGTATTGACCATTGAAACTCCAACTGGAAAAATGGTTAAAACCTACACCGGCACAGCACAAAAAACTGGCTCATTCAGCGCTAAGAAAGAAGATGTTCAAACCGTACTCAACGACGTCACTGACCTTGTCCTGGTTGAAATTTCTAAAGATAAAGAGCTGCAAAACTACATGAAGGATCGCTTCTAA
- a CDS encoding methyltransferase, producing the protein MKTELSLHDQTLTLLRYPTRSNETLQAWDAGDEYLINHLVENELIRHKKVLILNDSFGALSCFLSDQCHVSTMTDSFIATSAIQANLDRNHKPLPAMLKSTDSVPKDVDLVLMQLPKSNRMLTWQLSQLRTQLPSGTPVIAVNKAKEIHSSTLKLFERFLGETKTSLAWKKHRLVFSSVDQTLSSVAENSCDWSVDEYDIQLSNLANVYSGESLDLGARFILKHLPDNLGHSRVIDLGCGNGVLSVRLAQLNPNISLTCVDESFMAVESAMQNMTRNSIALEHQGVANNCLDGFQAASADFIVCNPPFHQQQAVTDHIAWQMFCDAKHVLDKEGKLLVIGNRHLGYHNKLSRLFTKEQIRTVASNNKFVILEATK; encoded by the coding sequence ATGAAAACTGAGCTTTCACTGCACGATCAAACCTTGACACTACTTCGATACCCTACCCGCTCTAATGAAACGCTACAAGCGTGGGATGCTGGTGATGAGTATCTGATCAATCACTTAGTCGAAAACGAGCTCATTAGACATAAAAAGGTACTGATTTTAAATGACTCTTTCGGGGCATTATCATGCTTTTTAAGTGATCAATGTCATGTCTCTACTATGACAGATTCTTTTATCGCCACTAGCGCAATTCAGGCGAACTTAGACCGCAATCACAAGCCTCTGCCTGCAATGTTAAAAAGTACCGATTCGGTCCCAAAAGATGTAGATTTGGTGCTGATGCAATTGCCAAAAAGCAATCGCATGTTGACTTGGCAACTCAGTCAGCTGAGAACGCAACTGCCCAGCGGTACACCGGTTATCGCGGTCAATAAAGCAAAAGAGATCCATAGCTCTACTCTCAAGCTATTTGAACGCTTCCTCGGCGAAACCAAGACATCCCTAGCATGGAAAAAACACCGTTTGGTCTTCTCTTCGGTTGATCAGACGCTCTCCAGCGTTGCTGAAAATAGCTGTGATTGGTCTGTCGATGAGTACGACATTCAGCTGAGCAACCTTGCCAATGTTTACTCAGGTGAAAGCCTTGATTTGGGTGCGCGCTTTATTCTCAAACATTTACCTGACAATCTCGGGCACTCAAGAGTGATAGATTTAGGCTGCGGAAATGGTGTATTGTCTGTGCGTCTGGCTCAGTTAAATCCCAATATTTCATTAACTTGTGTTGATGAAAGTTTCATGGCTGTTGAATCTGCGATGCAAAACATGACGCGAAACAGCATTGCGCTTGAGCATCAAGGAGTCGCGAACAACTGTCTAGATGGATTCCAAGCAGCAAGTGCTGACTTCATCGTATGTAATCCTCCTTTTCATCAGCAACAAGCCGTGACGGATCATATTGCTTGGCAGATGTTCTGTGATGCAAAGCATGTTCTTGATAAAGAAGGGAAACTATTAGTCATTGGTAATCGCCACCTCGGCTACCATAACAAGTTATCTAGACTGTTCACCAAAGAGCAAATAAGAACCGTCGCCAGCAACAATAAATTTGTGATTTTAGAAGCTACAAAGTAA